The following proteins are encoded in a genomic region of Gossypium hirsutum isolate 1008001.06 chromosome D05, Gossypium_hirsutum_v2.1, whole genome shotgun sequence:
- the LOC121203581 gene encoding uncharacterized protein codes for MIMEGIASRSELRKELERERRRVRDRQRSHEEREKHLTRRRRNYQLRRQRAETARLYPAPPPVQFEDTSISTIQSPLSNSISNISPQFYAAALVDPNHGQERLMLDTGSSQSLEIPAHKLATLPGKVRLNHIKHLARAIQNPVCDGVGIGGMMKGNGTSNCLVSKGVRLNHIKRLARAVHPIVQEAPSLSLQTIRTEG; via the exons ATGATTATGGAAGGGATAGCTAGCAGATCAGAGTTGCGCAAAGAGCTAGAGAGAGAACGCCGTCGTGTAAGGGACCGGCAAAGAAGCCATGAGGAGAGAGAGAAGCATCTCACTAGACGCCGAAGAAACTATCAATTGCGGAGACAGAGAGCTGAAACTGCTCGGTTATACCCTGCTCCACCTCCCGTTCAATTTGAAGATACAAGCATTTCAACAATTCAATCGCCCTTGAGCAAttccatttcaaatataagtcCTCAGTTTTATGCTGCCGCTCTTGTGGATCCCAATCATGGACAAGAAAGACTAATGCTGGATACGGGAAGTTCCCAGA GTTTAGAAATCCCAGCTCATAAGTTAGCGACTTTACCTGGAAAGGTACGCTTGAATCACATAAAACATCTGGCACGAGCAATACAGAATCCTGTTTGTGATGGGGTTGGGATAGGTGGGATGATGAAGGGAAATGGAACTTCCAATT GTTTAGTATCAAAAGGGGTACGATTAAACCATATTAAACGTCTTGCTCGGGCAGTACATCCTATTGTGCAAGAGGCTCCTAGTCTAAGTCTTCAAACCATAAGAACAGAAG ggtga
- the LOC107907402 gene encoding tRNA (guanine(9)-N1)-methyltransferase produces the protein MNTTMEATQNEQNGQVNSPDPNPSPVPQHQSLSKNAQKKLLKQQKYEAKKAEKKAQMKEQKQRDAERKRKEWEEKLAALPEDERLKLIDSRKELRRERMEKRSEERGQKIQRLTQAKETGQNIVVDLEFSHLMTHSEIHSLVQQIMYCYAVNGRCSSPAHLWLTGCEGEMETQLQRLPGFDKWIIEKEKQSYIKAFSDRKDDLVYLTADSETVLHELDPTKVYIVGGLVDRNRWKGITMKKAEEQGIHTAKLPIGAYMKMSSSQVLTVNQVIEILLKFLETKDWKDSFFQVIPQRKRTEGDSENCQEVDGEDCEEETEKKKRCLEVPSHD, from the exons ATGAACACAACGATGGAGGCAACGCAAAATGAGCAAAACGGTCAAGTAAACTCTCCCGATCCGAATCCAAGTCCCGTTCCACAGCATCAGTCTCTGTCGAAGAATGCCCAAAAGAAGCTGTTGAAGCAGCAGAAATACGAGGCGAAGAAAGCCGAGAAGAAAGCACAAATGAAAGAGCAAAAACAGAGGGATGCGGAGAGGAAGCGAAAAGAATGGGAAGAGAAACTGGCCGCCCTACCCGAAGACGAAAGGCTTAAGCTCATAGATTCAAGAAAAGAATTGAGGAGAGAGAGGATGGAGAAAAGGTCCGAGGAAAGAGGCCAGAAAATCCAGAGACTGACCCAAGCCAAGGAGACCGGCCAAAACATTGTCGTCGACCTTGAATTCTCTCATCTCATGACCCACTCTGAGATCCACAGCCTCGTCCAACAG ATAATGTACTGCTATGCTGTGAATGGAAGATGCAGTTCTCCTGCTCACCTCTGGTTGACTGGATGCGAAGGGGAGATGGAAACTCAATTGCAAAGGCTCCCTGGTTTCGATAAATGGATTATTGAGAAGGAAAAACAATCTTATATCAAAGCATTTTCCGATCGGAAAGATGATTTGGTGTACCTTACTGCAGATTCCGAAACTGTGCTACATGAACTTGATCCCACCAAAGTTTATATTGTTGGCGGATTGGTGGACAGGAACCGGTGGAAAGGTATAACTATGAAGAAAGCAGAGGAACAGGGAATTCATACAGCAAAACTCCCGATTGGAGCTTATATGAAAATGTCCAGTTCTCAG GTCCTTACTGTGAACCAAGTTATAGAAATACTACTCAAGTTCCTGGAGACAAAAGACTGGAAAGATTCCTTCTTTCAAGTAATCCCTCAGAGGAAAAGAACCGAAGGAGATTCAGAAAACTGCCAAGAAGTAGATGGAGAAGATTGTGAGGAGGAAACTGAGAAGAAAAAGAGGTGCCTCGAAGTGCCTTCTCATGACTAG
- the LOC107907401 gene encoding scarecrow-like protein 13 isoform X2, whose product MRTSPKHQNPATIRGLYDQPVKENDPFYLSRIQMLDNNACSDTGVQGTNVSFQTCKDQVFTLESSMAGAGFVAYDSPSAVSISSSRSPFSPHGSQSCLSDPRPSPDNTYGSPYSGSSVVDDSNKLNHKLRELELSLLGPESDTVDSCNGCFITGDHQAASMASFNCAQLVDLVPKFNLKQILVACGQALHDDDMLTVTGLMHVLEKMVSVSGEPIQRLGAYVLEGLRARLESSGSNIYRALKCKEPTSSELMSYMHILFRICPYWKFAYTSALAKRPGGPPSIRITGIDDSQSNHARGGGLHIVGQRLSEFARSYNVSFEFHDAAMSGCEIQLEHLKVQPGEALAVNLPYVLHHMPDESVSIWNHRDRLLRLVKSLSPKVVTLTEQESNTNTSPFFSRYLETLDYYSAMFESIDVACPRDDKQRINAEQHCVARDIVNMIACEGPERVERHELHGKWRSRFMMAGFSQYPLISSVTMAVRDMLKEYDHNYRLEEREGALYLGWVNRAMATFSAWR is encoded by the exons ATGCGAACATCTCCGAAACACCAAAATCCAGCCACCATCCGCGGGTTGTATGACCAACCTGTTAAAGAAAATGATCCATTTTATTTGTCTCGTATCCAGATGTTAGACAATAATGCATGTTCGGATACTGGCGTCCAAGGGACCAATGTCTCGTTTCAAACATGCAAGGACCAAGTTTTTACCCTGGAATCATCCATGGCAGGTGCCGGTTTTGTAGCCTATGATTCCCCTTCTGCTGTAAGCATCTCGTCGAGCAGGAGTCCTTTCTCCCCACACGGTTCTCAATCATGCCTGTCTGATCCTCGTCCTTCCCCTGACAACACTTACGGATCACCATACAGTGGATCTTCTGTTGTTGATGATAGCAACAAATTGAACCACAAGCTGCGGGAGCTGGAACTCTCATTGTTGGGGCCTGAATCAGATACTGTAGATAGCTGCAATGGCTGCTTCATTACTGGAGACCACCAAGCTGCTTCCATGGCAAGCTTCAACTGTGCCCAACTGGTGGACTTGGTCCCTAAATTCAACTTGAAACAGATTCTTGTTGCCTGTGGTCAAGCACTTCATGATGATGATATGTTGACAGTGACAGGATTAATGCATGTATTGGAGAAAATGGTTTCAGTGTCTGGGGAACCTATCCAACGATTGGGTGCTTATGTGCTGGAAGGGCTTAGAGCGAGGTTGGAATCCTCGGGGAGTAATATCTACAGAGCCCTAAAATGCAAAGAGCCGACAAGCTCAGAACTGATGTCTTACATGCATATTCTCTTCAGGATCTGCCCATACTGGAAGTTCGCATACACATCAG CTCTTGCAAAACGCCCTGGTGGACCACCTTCAATCCGCATAACTGGTATTGATGATTCTCAATCCAATCATGCTCGAGGTGGGGGACTTCATATTGTGGGGCAGAGGCTATCTGAATTTGCTCGGTCATACAACGTGTCATTTGAGTTTCATGATGCTGCTATGTCTGGTTGTGAAATTCAACTAGAGcatcttaaggttcaaccgggggAAGCCCTAGCTGTGAACTTACCATATGTATTGCACCACATGCCGGATGAGAGTGTAAGCATCTGGAATCACAGAGATCGACTATTGAGGCTGGTTAAGAGTTTGTCACCCAAGGTTGTGACTCTCACCGAGCAAGAGTCTAATACTAATACATCTCCATTCTTTTCAAGGTACCTTGAGACACTTGATTATTATTCAGCTATGTTTGAATCAATAGATGTAGCTTGTCCAAGAGACGACAAACAAAGGATCAATGCTGAGCAGCATTGTGTTGCACGCGATATTGTGAATATGATTGCTTGTGAAGGGCCTGAGAGGGTGGAAAGGCACGAACTTCATGGAAAGTGGAGGTCAAGATTTATGATGGCTGGTTTTTCACAATATCCGTTGATCTCGTCAGTAACTATGGCTGTAAGAGATATGCTGAAGGAGTATGACCATAACTATAGACTCGAAGAGAGGGAAGGGGCTCTCTACCTTGGTTGGGTAAATAGAGCAATGGCGACATTCTCGGCTTGGAGGTGA
- the LOC107907401 gene encoding scarecrow-like protein 13 isoform X1, translating into MRTSPKHQNPATIRGLYDQPVKENDPFYLSRIQMLDNNACSDTGVQGTNVSFQTCKDQVFTLESSMAGAGFVAYDSPSAVSISSSRSPFSPHGSQSCLSDPRPSPDNTYGSPYSGSSVVDDSNKLNHKLRELELSLLGPESDTVDSCNGCFITGDHQAASMASFNCAQLVDLVPKFNLKQILVACGQALHDDDMLTVTGLMHVLEKMVSVSGEPIQRLGAYVLEGLRARLESSGSNIYRALKCKEPTSSELMSYMHILFRICPYWKFAYTSGNVVIKEVLEYEGKIHIIDFQIAQGTQWMFLIAALAKRPGGPPSIRITGIDDSQSNHARGGGLHIVGQRLSEFARSYNVSFEFHDAAMSGCEIQLEHLKVQPGEALAVNLPYVLHHMPDESVSIWNHRDRLLRLVKSLSPKVVTLTEQESNTNTSPFFSRYLETLDYYSAMFESIDVACPRDDKQRINAEQHCVARDIVNMIACEGPERVERHELHGKWRSRFMMAGFSQYPLISSVTMAVRDMLKEYDHNYRLEEREGALYLGWVNRAMATFSAWR; encoded by the coding sequence ATGCGAACATCTCCGAAACACCAAAATCCAGCCACCATCCGCGGGTTGTATGACCAACCTGTTAAAGAAAATGATCCATTTTATTTGTCTCGTATCCAGATGTTAGACAATAATGCATGTTCGGATACTGGCGTCCAAGGGACCAATGTCTCGTTTCAAACATGCAAGGACCAAGTTTTTACCCTGGAATCATCCATGGCAGGTGCCGGTTTTGTAGCCTATGATTCCCCTTCTGCTGTAAGCATCTCGTCGAGCAGGAGTCCTTTCTCCCCACACGGTTCTCAATCATGCCTGTCTGATCCTCGTCCTTCCCCTGACAACACTTACGGATCACCATACAGTGGATCTTCTGTTGTTGATGATAGCAACAAATTGAACCACAAGCTGCGGGAGCTGGAACTCTCATTGTTGGGGCCTGAATCAGATACTGTAGATAGCTGCAATGGCTGCTTCATTACTGGAGACCACCAAGCTGCTTCCATGGCAAGCTTCAACTGTGCCCAACTGGTGGACTTGGTCCCTAAATTCAACTTGAAACAGATTCTTGTTGCCTGTGGTCAAGCACTTCATGATGATGATATGTTGACAGTGACAGGATTAATGCATGTATTGGAGAAAATGGTTTCAGTGTCTGGGGAACCTATCCAACGATTGGGTGCTTATGTGCTGGAAGGGCTTAGAGCGAGGTTGGAATCCTCGGGGAGTAATATCTACAGAGCCCTAAAATGCAAAGAGCCGACAAGCTCAGAACTGATGTCTTACATGCATATTCTCTTCAGGATCTGCCCATACTGGAAGTTCGCATACACATCAGGTAATGTTGTCATCAAGGAAGTCTTGGAATATGAAGGAAAAATTCACATAATTGATTTCCAAATAGCACAGGGCACCCAATGGATGTTCCTTATTGCAGCTCTTGCAAAACGCCCTGGTGGACCACCTTCAATCCGCATAACTGGTATTGATGATTCTCAATCCAATCATGCTCGAGGTGGGGGACTTCATATTGTGGGGCAGAGGCTATCTGAATTTGCTCGGTCATACAACGTGTCATTTGAGTTTCATGATGCTGCTATGTCTGGTTGTGAAATTCAACTAGAGcatcttaaggttcaaccgggggAAGCCCTAGCTGTGAACTTACCATATGTATTGCACCACATGCCGGATGAGAGTGTAAGCATCTGGAATCACAGAGATCGACTATTGAGGCTGGTTAAGAGTTTGTCACCCAAGGTTGTGACTCTCACCGAGCAAGAGTCTAATACTAATACATCTCCATTCTTTTCAAGGTACCTTGAGACACTTGATTATTATTCAGCTATGTTTGAATCAATAGATGTAGCTTGTCCAAGAGACGACAAACAAAGGATCAATGCTGAGCAGCATTGTGTTGCACGCGATATTGTGAATATGATTGCTTGTGAAGGGCCTGAGAGGGTGGAAAGGCACGAACTTCATGGAAAGTGGAGGTCAAGATTTATGATGGCTGGTTTTTCACAATATCCGTTGATCTCGTCAGTAACTATGGCTGTAAGAGATATGCTGAAGGAGTATGACCATAACTATAGACTCGAAGAGAGGGAAGGGGCTCTCTACCTTGGTTGGGTAAATAGAGCAATGGCGACATTCTCGGCTTGGAGGTGA